The DNA region GCACATTTAGAAACCTACAGCTCCACAGCGATGATCAAAGTACATCTGCAGTATATACATGGTTTAAGATTTCTTCAGCCACAGGACTGGAAAACAAAGAACTTTTTGGTAAAATAATCACACTACAGTAATTCTGCCCTAATACATGAGCCACAACAATTTTACAACAATAAAGCAGAAAGGTTCACCTCCTGAATCTACTGATACTACATCTACATCATGAACTTATTCCTGTAACATgctaatatataattttattatacaTATATGATAAATATGCAATATCCTTAAGTGTTCTGTTGGTTTCATTGTAAGTAATTCTTATGCTTGTATTTTGTAGAATGTTTTagaataaaaatgcaaaaatccTTGTCTGTACTGACAGATGACTCCGGGTATATTAACAGTTTCTGTGTTCTgaaatattattgtattattttagaaGTCCCACCCATTGATTCTGTAGGAAgaaatctatgtaacttttaagCATACTACAGGTTTAATAGTTTCAGAGTTTTGCCCAAGGGTATTGGTATTAAATGGCATTATTACTAGGGTCAGGATTCAAACCCCAGCAGGAAAAGCAATTCCAAAACCTGGGACACATTTGCCTTTTTCAGAATATACAAACACAGAACAGGGAGGGTACATGCAATATGCACCATTCCTTCGTCTCATACAAAATTGTCACTCATATTAAGTCAGATGTCAGTAACGAAGCTTGAATGGATTCATTTATAaggagtgtccacaaacatttgcacatgTTGTTGGCTTGTGCTGAGACAAACAAATACCACAAGTGTGTAATAAGTGTAATTCTTTGTCAGTTTTAGAAAGGGAAATATATCATAAAGGAATTCATTTTTTCTGTGGATTGCAACATtaatttgttctgattttatgcTGTGTCTTACACAGCAGTTAATGAACTGTTCCGTCTCAGTCACGGACTTCTGTGACAGCACAAACATGAGGTTAAACagccaaacaaacacaataagcacagagaaatgtgtactgtaatatggagaaaacaaataaagaaacagcAAAAGAAACCAAAACTGTGTTCTGCTCCCCAGGCCTCTCTCCTGAGCTCTGGGGTTTGAAGTAAAGAGAGTTGTTTGAAGAAACAGATGCCCAAAATGATCCTTCTGAGTAGGTCTGTTAAGACAACATGAATATTGTGTTGCTTTGTTTGTTCCTTGTAATattttgacaaaagtatgtcacagatattttattaagaCTGCAGAGAACTCTGTAAATTATTGAATAGGGGTATAGAGTCAGGGCCAAAAGTGTTGGCACCCCTGAAATTATTCCAGAATATTAAGTATTTCTCCCAGAAAATTATTGCAATTACACGTTATTGTTATACACATATTTATTCCCTTTTTGTGTATTAGAACAACACCAAAAACTGAGGACAAAAGCCAATATGGgctttttcctctgttttttttttttttgtgctgttcCAATACATACAAAGGGAATAAACATGTGTAATTGCAATCATTTTCTGGGAGAAATAGTTCAGGGGAAAACTTTTCAGGGGTGCCAACACTTTCGGCCATGACTGTATGTTCTTTCTAAAGGAGCAGTGTGTAATACTGactacaatacatttttaaaacagtggAGAGGTCTCTCGGTCTCCTCCCCAGACACGAAGCTCAATCAAGTACCCAGTTTCAGGAAAACTGAACATATacgaacaagcaagagatgAGTTTAGGGACTTTGGGCTGTTACAGCTAAAGAGAATGTGCCACAATTAACATATTAACACAGAAGGGTTCATCATTTCagtaaaacatctacctacactAGAGAAAGGCCAAAACGAGCTGCGAACCAGCAGTGGCCAGTTCCCCAGCAtttccaagcctttactgtccaaatccacattaaatgttttgaCTAGACAAGGTTAATTATTGATTTTCATTACcatcataaatgtcattttaggtgTTCTTTGCTGAGTCACAATTTCCGTATTCAAATATttggttccacattaaatgtatCTGTTTATGAGTTAAGTTCCACTCTAAGAGCTGAAGATATAGAGCTAAATTTTGAAATGTTAAGCAACTTTTATTCCACTTTATCCTtctgttattccactttatcctTCTAAAACCCCTCCATTCTCCCTGCTTTTAAAAGCCTTTACTGTCtaaatccacattaaatgtttagactagacaagataagttccaccttaaatggcttcATTTATGAGTTTATTGGAGTTATTCCCCAGCTTCTTGACTACTCCTTTTCTTCTTAAAATGATAGCTATGTGAAGCCAAAGATAGcactatgtttaaaaaaaaaactagtttttaaacatttattacccattttatccatttaaaatacacaaccaagtatacatcatttcactaaaacatctacctactagtgAATGCTTATATTTGCAGTGTATATCCGAGCTTAAATtctcccttccaccttaaacaggtgAATACGTGATGCTTTtcaaatttctttaaaacaacaaaCTATGGCACTTATACCTTTCAGGCATTTTATTTACcttctttgtataaaacacacaaaacacagtccttaCACCTTTCAGTCCTCGCTATCCCcatctttctttatataaaacacaaactaCAGCATTAACTCCTTTAATCTATACATTAAATTTAATCTATACATAGTtgtctgtatttctgtattttattttcagaaatgacatgctgttacctgttcaggagaagATAAGCCTGCTCAGCTCCAGGACTTGGCACTTCTCAATAAGATTATAGTGCTCTCAGGGATGCCAGTGCTTCAGCTTACCTGTTTCCTTAATTTATGACCACACCCCCTTGGCATTTTATAattaagtacagtaaatatcttagGTTGCTCCTTTAAGATTTCTGAGTGCTGCTGTGTAAAATTCAGATTAAATAACAGTTCTAGGCGCAGCATGTGTTTAAAAGTGGTGGGGGTGAGGGGTAAAAGACACATTGGACAATTTCTGCCTGCTACtatcttgtttaaaaaaatgtacgtACAGTGTAAAGTGTTGCAGGAATcactgttctcctccaagcgtgttgagctacAATGACATTGGCTTGGTGGTGGAGTGAGCCTGTGCTTCACCCTCTCAGTTTGTAGCACTGTGTGGCTGGCGATGATTAAAAAGCAGTGCTGAAGTAAAACTATTAAAGTAAGAAAATACTCTGGAATAAATTAATGGACTGGAGGAGGGTTAATGTACAGTGAAATGGTTTGAGGTGGATTTTGGTGCAGAACTCTTCAGAAATCAATGTCTGTGTGAAGGGTAAGAGCTCTTTACTCTGAGTTTAATAAACACTTTACTCAGAGCACTGACTCTTCACTGAAATTCTTTCATGAAGGACATTCCGTCTCTCTCGGGTTCCCCTGGCAACTCCATCACAGTTcgttcacactctctctctccctctctctctctctctctcactctctctatctctctctctctctttgggaGAACATTGTCCAAACCTGTTAATGCAACACCTCTACTAATTAAAACCTCTCAATAATCCAATGTCCTAATGAGACATTAAATAGTCAGGAACTCAAcctcagcacaaacacaaagaaccCAGGGTTTTGTTTGTTCTACAGCAGAACATAATCATCTCACCCACTCCCAGCTCAGACATTATACACAAAAAACGGTGAAGAGAAAACAGGGCTTTGCATAATGACAGTGGAAACGACAGTATTTATAAGAGTCACAATAAATCCCAATATCATTTCCAAAGTAAtgcagaaatatttttaatcttcGTCTGTACACTGTTTAGATCTGATTCCCCactgttatttttaattgaGTTGAAAGCTAGAAAATTCTGTAAGATAGTAGCAAATGTgtaaattattgttatttaaatatCCAACTGGAGCTGTCTCGACAATGATATTCAGTCCATCCAAAGCAACTCCCCAAAACATATGAATGCACACTGCCTGACTACAGCTACAGGAGtctgcgagagagagagcgcagcacagAGAAGCTGTcagtttattattcattcattctctgtaactgcttgtccaattcagggttgtaatgggtctggtgcctacccaaaatcacaccctggagggggcgccagtcctaaaTAGGATGAgacatacacattcattcacataaactcaaacctacggacacttttgagtggccaatacacccaaccaacgtgtgtttttggactgtgggaggaaaccagagcactggaggaaacccacgtgtgTTATACATAGTactatgattttatttttattttcagatcATTTGATTTGTTGATTGCGACTGTGATGAAAAGAGTATTTCAAAATAACTCCAGCATTAAATACCTACAGCAGACAAACTTGGCATATACTAAAATGTtccagttaaataaataaataattaattacagaAAATAGCATAAAGGtccatttaataaataaattggcattgtgtgtgtaatatattttaattaattcctTGTAATCTTTAGATAAATTTAGTCCATGCCAGAGTAGGCAATAAATGTCTACAAGAGAAGATACTCAAACTGTATAAACAATTCCATGAaacaaatatatgtttaaagagagaacacaaaaataaaaactacacactCACGGGTGCCCCACTGGAGGAAGCACTGAGAGGAACTAAGCCTGTGGAACCCAGAGAGTGAGGTTAAAATAAAAGTAGGACAGGTTTACAGGGAAGATTAAACAGATGAGacagaggaaataaaaaaacttTTCTTATTCTATCTCTCCATCACTTCAGGTTTCTTTAATGTTTGGCCTTCTgtagttttgtgttttcttttctttctgctcCTGCAGGATTTTGAGATTCTGCTGCTTTTCAAAGAAAATGGCTCATAGGAATAGAATAAGACATTTTTAGACAGTTATTCtgcttttaataaaaataataataacaaaaaaagaatTCTTATGGAAAACTGGTTAATGATGATGATCTTGATCCATTCAATTTGTTTATGGTCAAATCTGAATTGATTCTTTGCAAATGTGatgatattattaaataatgtcacatattaatgaaatgaaatacaGTCAGGACAGCATAGTTAATGACACTGGGAATATGACATGTCCTACTATAATGAAGTAACCAAAGCCTAAAAtagtcaatcacacactgatGAATATTAAGGACATGTTTGAATCGCGGGGGGGGAAAATAGGGCTCAGTAATGAGCAGAACGACTGCGATCCTGATATCTCAGAAAGTCATGAACAAGAACTGAAATCTTTTTATTTTGGATGGAAAGGGAGTTTTCTGGAGCTCACATTAATGTATTTCTAATATGCTTCCTGCActtatgaataataaataaactgttCCAGTATTACTATTAAAACCAGAAGCTGCATCTGTCAGAGActgaacagaataaaataacacaaagtcTGGACCTTTTCAGAGAGGTTAGTGTCTCCGAAATGCACAAATACCACAAAGGAAAAGTAAAAGAGCTGATGAATAATGGATGGAGAGGCATGATGTGGGAGGACTGGCTGATCAGGGGAACGTTAACGCCTTAGCTTTGCGCCCTCTTgctctaccctctctctctcactctctctctctctctctctctctcggactTCAGTTGCTGAGCAGCAGGTTTTTCACTGTGGTGCATGACCAGAGAATGCTTCTCAACCACAGCTTTGAATttacacaaaataatttttgagaataaataaaatggatgaAACTATAACTTCTGAGCTAGTCTCTAAAACAACCTCTTGATAgacttgtgttttcttttttgatcAATTACTTTATTATTCTGCTTTAAAAGAAGGAAAATTATTAATTCTCAAACACAAGGAagattcttctttaaaacagtATTTTGGGAGAATCCATATGTTACAAAAGATTCCAGAAAAGGAAGGTAGTCCCAGACTTCAGTTCTGCATGTGTCCTTGGGGATTCACTGCTGTCATCTTGAAGGGCAATCAATTCTATGTAGGTTTGAGTTCATACCCTAAGCTCCTCCAACTCTCAGTACAACCCAGCAAAGCTGTAGGGCACTGTAGGAAGTTGAATGCAGTGCCATATCCATAGATGCATTATATTATTTCATAACAATTGCAGAGTGAAAGTTTAGGACCAGCTTGAAAAGCAAGAAATTGTACAAGTGTGTTTTTCCCCCCATTTAGGTGGTTGTTCACAACTGCTAAAACTATCTAGCCTAAAATATGTTTCAACATCTAACTCTATTCTTCTTGCTGCTGACACAAATTACACATTTGCATAACAATGAACTCGCCTGAAATTGTGTCAGCTATTTGACTATAACTTCCTTGTGATAAACACAAAGATTCTTAAGTTATGGACCTTTTGAATATTCAGGAGCTTCATATCCCTGGTTCTGTAGAACATCAGCCTCATTCATTTGTGAAAAGCTGTGTTTTGAGGGTTTTACAGAGCAACCAATATTGTCAGGGTCAGGCCTCCACCAAGGGGAGAGCTTACCAGTAGCAAACACTCTGCttaaagatatatttttaaagaatatcaACTATCTCTTCAATATTCTGATGACAAGTTTTCCCAGCCAATAAGTCCTCCATTGATCTCCTCAAGCAATAGTCTCTCTAAACCACTGATCACAGTCATCCACTGATCTTCTTAACCAATGATATCTTCAAACCAGACATCCATTGATCTCCtcaatgaaatattttaatatttcaagtCAGAGTCCTCCACCGATCTCCTCAGCAAATTAGCTGCAAATTAGCAAGAGTCTTCCTTGGATCTCTCCAAATAACAAACCTTTACTGAGCTCCCCAAACCAGAGACCTGCACTCATCTCCTCAAACCAGAGACCTGCACTGATCTCCCCAAGCCAGAGACCTTCACTGTTCACCCCAAAGCAGAGACCTCCACTGATCTCCCCAAACCAGAGACCTCCACTGATCTCCACAAACCAGAGACATCTACTGATCTCCCTGAACCAGAGACCTCCACTGATCTCCCCAAACCAGAGACCTCCACTGATCTCCACAAACCAGAGACCTCCACTGATCTACCCAATCCAGAGACCTCCATTGATCTCCACAAACCAGAGACCTCCACTGATCTCCCCAAACCAGAGACCTCCACTGATCTCCACAAACCAGAGACCTCCACTGATCTCCCCAAACCAGAGACCTCCACTGATCTCCACAAACCAGAGACATCTACTGATCTCCACAAACTAGAGACAACAAATAATTGTGTAAGTAAATAGATTTTTAGTCCTGAATGCTAACTGGAAGTTTATTTCACACACTTGTTTAGATCTTCATTGGAAAATCCAGAAAGAAGACAATGCAGCAGCCCAAACAGGAAATAATAGGTCAAGTGATCTCCTTAACCAACATTCTGTGCAGATCAGAGTCTTCTCAACCAACAAACCCTTTAAACCAGTCCTCCACTGATCTCCTTACCCAACAATCTCTCCAAACCAGAGTCCTCTACTGATCTCCTCAACCACCAATTCCTTTAAACCAGAGACCTCCAGCAACAGCCTCAACCAATGATCTCTCCAAACCAGAGTCGTCCACTAATCTCCTTAACCAACGAACCCTTTAAACCAAAGTCCTCAACTAATCTCTTCAATCAACAAACCCTTTAATCCAGAGACCTTCACTAATCTCCTCAACCAATGAACACTTTACAACAGAGTGCTCCACTGATTTTCTCAACCAACAATTCCATTAAATCAGAGACCTTCAGCAAATGCCTCAACCAATGATCTATCCAAATCAAAGTCCTCCACTGATCTTCTCATTCAATTATCTCTCTAAACCAGAGTCCTTCAGTGATTTTCTCAACCAGATATCTCTTCAATTTCCTCTGCTAATCTCATCAAGCAGGAGTTCCAAGCCAGAGTTTTCCAGTGACCTTCTAAAAACAAATGATCTTTCCCAATGATCTTTCTAAAACCTCCTCCACTGATGTTTTCAAGCAGGGATCTCTCCAAGCCAGTGTTCTGCAATAACTGCAGACATTAGCGAATGAATCTGGTTTATAGAGATCAGATATTAGAGTCACCTACTGATCTAATAGTATTAAAAAATTGAGATTCCAACGTATCTCTTTAAATACTGATCTTCTCAGGGTACTCTCATGAACTCCACAATCAACGATCTCTGTAAAACACAGTCATCCAATGATCACTCCAAATCAGTCATTCAACAATCTCCCCAAAACTTCCGGTGATCTCTACCAATAACTCTTAAATAACCAGTTTTCTCATAAACCAATTATCAAATGAGTTtgttctcttttcctctcccctgtaatcagtgtttttgtgtctACCCTGGTTCTAGTTACGTTTTGTAAACCctgttattttcatttcagtgttGAAGTTTTGCATTATCCACTAATTGTCCAGAGTCATGTTCCTGTTCCTATTCTACGCTTTATCAGTTCCTGGTTGCGGTACATTTCCTGCTTCTCTGACTAATCCTGCTTATCAGACTGATTATGAAGTTTTCTGCCACAGAGTGTGACTGAGACTTTTTTGAAAGATCCCTCGCACTTCTATCCTCCAGCCCCCCAGCAGCAGTCAGCTACAGTGAGTTTGTTTTGTGCTGacagtgtttactgtgttttgcgTGTGTTCACAGACTTCTGTTCTATTTTCCAGAGAAATATCAGTGAATAGAAACATGGTGGCGGTTCAGCTGGAAACAGATTGAGGTAAATATGTTACTGCCACAGGGCGAGAGTGTTTCACATTCATTTAACCTttcacgctctctctcacagtcagtcaTCCCTCCGTCTCTATATTCAGTCAtccctctatctctgtctgtgttcTGACTCACTGTCACAAGATCAATAAGATGCCTCCACAAGAGGTGgcaatgtctctctctcgctgcctCCCTCtatccctccttccctccctctgttTATGTAGACAGATGTGTTCTCTTTAAATGTAAATCATTGCTGGAATCTGTTCAGGTGAAAAATGAGGAAACTACCTCACCACCACCAAACTAGAGCACAGAGAGTAAGTGTTAAATCTGAATCTGTAACACATtgaatgttcttttatttatccCACCATCCTGGATAAACACTCTCTGTATATCCCTCCTTCTAGCTACATCTAACACCACCCCACCCCATCTGTTTCTCCAGGTGCCCCCCAACATTTTCCAAAACTGcaacagaaaagagaagagaagggaagagaagagagagagagagagagagagagagagagagaaatagaaagaaattGAGAGTAATCGTaaggagggagacagacagttctggagagaggaggaaaaaaggaTGTACATGGAAAGAGAaaggtacagagagagagagagagagagagagagagagacagtaaagGGTcctagagggagagagagagagaggggggggggatggGGGAGGGTCAGTGTGAGCTGGTGGCAGGGGAAAAGGCAGAGGGAcccacacaatctctctctctctctgtctctctttttatatatgtctctctctctcatgctccaGTCATCCGCAGCCAGAGAGACGAACACACACACCGattgctcactcactctcactctctccctctcacacacacagtcctcacacacacacacacacaccagagctcCGACACCTGCATCTGCATCAccggatacacacacactcacacacacacacacacacacacacacactctctctctctctctctctctctctctctctctctctctctgctcattgtGTGGGTGGTGTGGTCTGCAATGGTGTGGTTGATGTGGAGGAAAAGATGAGGAAGAATATGAggataatgatgatgaagatgtgCAGTGGATTTTCCTGctgaagtttggtgtgtgtttgtgatatgGTGAGTTTCATCATTTCTGCTTAGAGAAGGAGAAgtagaagaggaggaagagggagaagagTAATCCTTCGTTTCTGTCGTCTGCTTTCCGCTGCATCTCTGGAATAACTCTGACATTTTTGGGATTTTATTCTCATCATTCTTTTGAACTTGTGTTGGATTTCCTCCTCCGAGGCTTGGTGTGGATCTGTGTGGAATCAGTTATGGATCACATTCTTCTCTTCGGCTCTCAGCGTCCTCTTCTCCCTTGGAGGAAGGAAGGAATATAAACCAGGGGAAAGTAagtcattttattgttttcaccTCATTTGCAGATGTAGAGCAGGAGCAAATCCCTAAACTAATCTGCACCGCTGCTGTtggagctatatatatatatatatatattttttttttttttttgacgtcAGCTTTTTCAGGCTGTGAAAGCACCTTGAAAACATTGTTTGCTTGGAATGAGAGTGTGTTCTTTTAACTGAGCAATAACAAAGTTTTCAGTAATTTGCTTCACCGTTTGTTCTCAGGTTATTTCACAATTGTCCATTTcctaaatcatttttaaagatttttgttTTCTACAGATTTTGTCACCATTTACtcttattttcaaaatatatattttttatttattgagaaatatttattaaatttttacagatttttgcTCAATGTTCCTTCATTTCATATACATTTTCCCCTTTTTCTTAATTCTTTTCACAGTTTGCCTTGTTTTTCACAGATGTCCCAGGTTGTTCAGGCTTCAGAAAATCCCTCCAGGTGATCTGAGCTCAGTGGGTAGTTCCTGGACAGTGGGGATGACCATGTGGTCAGTTCCAGGGATCTAATTTTGTCCTATCGTTGGTGAGGAGTGTCCCCGAACCAGCCAATCAGGGGCAGGCAGGATGGTCCCGCCCCCTCCCACCAACAAGCCACACGTGTGCCTgtccaccatcatcatcatgagCAGCATGGCGCTGCTGGATGCGTACCTGGTGGAGCAGAACCATGGGCCGCGGAAGGTGGGGGTCTGTATCATGGTGACGGTGGGCGACCTTTGTTTCTTGATAGTGCTGCGGTACGTGGCTGTTTGGGTCGGAGCCGAGGTTCGGACAGCCAAACGTGGCTATGCCATGATCCTCTGGTTCCTCTACATCTTTGTCTTAGAGATTAAGGTCTATTTTGTGTACCAGAACTACAAGGCAGACCGTAAGAGTCTGGACGCTCTGGCCAGGAAGGCTTTGACGTTATTGCTGTCCATCTGCATCCCCATCCTCTTTATCATCCTGGTGGCCATCGACCACATGGAGTACGTCAGGGCATttaagaagaaggaggagatcCGTAACCGGCTCTTCTGGGTGGTAGTGGACCTGCTGGATGTTCTGGACATTCAGGCCAATTTGTGGGAGCCTCAGAAGAAAGGGCTGCCACTGTGGGCTGAAGGactgatgtttttttattgCTACATCCTACTGCTGGTCCTGCCCTGTGTGTCGCTAAGTGAGATTAGCATGCAGGGAATCAATATCAGTCCTCACAAGATGATGCTGTACCCCATTCTCAGCCTGGTCACCATCAACGTCATCACACTCTTCATCCGCGGAGGCAATATGCTGCTCTACAAAGACAGTAGGGTGTCTGGGATACTCATGGCCAAAAATATCCTGGCTATCATCCTCAAAACATGCAGCTTCGTTCAGTATCGGAGACAGCTCCAGAGTGCCCCCCCTGCCTTCGGGATGGAACTGCAGAAAAACTCTGCGCCCCCTAGCAGGGTGATTAACCCACAGCAG from Hoplias malabaricus isolate fHopMal1 chromosome 8, fHopMal1.hap1, whole genome shotgun sequence includes:
- the LOC136705914 gene encoding transmembrane protein 121 → MVPPPPTNKPHVCLSTIIIMSSMALLDAYLVEQNHGPRKVGVCIMVTVGDLCFLIVLRYVAVWVGAEVRTAKRGYAMILWFLYIFVLEIKVYFVYQNYKADRKSLDALARKALTLLLSICIPILFIILVAIDHMEYVRAFKKKEEIRNRLFWVVVDLLDVLDIQANLWEPQKKGLPLWAEGLMFFYCYILLLVLPCVSLSEISMQGINISPHKMMLYPILSLVTINVITLFIRGGNMLLYKDSRVSGILMAKNILAIILKTCSFVQYRRQLQSAPPAFGMELQKNSAPPSRVINPQQLTHTQDQPPLPELTTCEHT